One Gammaproteobacteria bacterium genomic window, ATCTGCGACAGTCACATGAGCCACATTCGTTCACATTTACTTTCTGATTTTCCTAATGTGAGTTTTCTTACGATTGATTATGTGAGTGGTTCAGTATCAGCTTCCCGTGCAGCGCAGCTAGCCAATGGTTATGCTAATTTCGTCGTATTGGTCGATAGTAATCAAGCATTGCTTGATGTCTTTAAGGGCGGTATGGGGATAATCGTAGTGATTGATCGTGATGGCACGGTGCAGCTAAATGAAGATTATAAAGATGGCAGGAAAGTGCGTGAAACATTGGAGACGTTGTTGTGAAGTTTGTGATTTTGTTCCTTAGGAACGGTCACGAAATAACTTATACATTATTTCGATAGGTGACTTCATTGGTTTGGTAGTGAACTTAAAGCTTCTTAATTGAACAAGACTGGCGCGTCACACTTGCAAAAAACAGTAGCGAGCGATACTCTGTCGTAGGATGATCAATCTACACTGATTAACTTGGTAACAACTAGTGATACATAGAAAAATCAATCAAAGTCAACAAATATTAAATACATAAAGGAAAACACGAAATGAGTACAGGTACAGTAAAGTGGTTCAATGCAGACAAAGGTTTCGGTTTCATTACTCCAGATGATGGTAGCAAGGATCTATTCGTTCATCATTCTGAAATTCAAAGTGGCGGTGGATATTCAAGTCTCAATGATGGTCAGAAGGTGGAATTTGAAGTTGGTCAAGGCGAGAAAGGGCCATGTGCTAATAAGGTTATACCTCTCTAGCTCTAGATATTGCTTCTTTAAGAAAATATCTCAATAAAATCAATTTCATATGAATTTTAGTGGTTCCCCGATCCCCAGATAGAAAGATCTAAACCGCAGTAAGCCTTGGCTGTATAATGGTTAGCGACAAAACCCACCATCACCCAATGGGTGCACAGCTCAAGGCTTATGACTATTCTACCCTACAAACTCGATACAACAAACGGTTTACTCACATCAATAAAACCTGAAAGAGGGATTCAAGGTCTCTTGGAGTCATGATGCCCCCCTATCTGGGGATTTGGGTTCATACCGTTGACGGTAAGGTTCGCTATCATCTTTCCCTCGTTTGATAATCTTCTCTGACTGGCAATGTGGGCAGTAAATTTTATCTGGTCATCTTAATTGCCTGACTTGGTGATAACACTGTTCATCATCAGCCAAATTTTTTATTTCTAAACCAACTACTTTTAACGCCACTCAGCATTCCTTGCTTACATTTTACATATTGCGGGGAAGCCGTTCTACCACGACTGCATTCATGAAGTTCGTGGCTTGACAAAATCCCAAACAAGAACTAGAGTCTAGTCATACTAGTCTGATTGTTTGGGGTGATGATGAAAGACAATACATGGCAATTACAAGAAGCAAAGAGCAAATTTAGTCAGTTGGTTGAGGATGCTATGCATAAGGAGCCGCAAATTGTCACTAAGTACGGCGACAAAGCAGTAGTGGTTTTATCATTTGAGGAATATACAAAAATCACTAAACCAAAGACCGACTTGGTTAAGTTTTTGATAGAGTCTCCTCTCGCAGAGATAGCGATTGATATTACAAGAAACAAAGATGTTCCAAGGGATATCAATCTATGAAATACCTTCTTGATACCTGTGTTATTTCTGAAGTTATAAAGCCAAAACCGAGTAGCAAGGTTTTGGTATGGCTAAAACAGCAGGATGAAAAAAACCTATATCTCAGCGCTCTCACATTTGGAGAGATTGAGAAAGGTATTGAAAAATCAGCTGATAAAAGAAGAAAAAATAAATTGAGGCTGTGGGTTGAGGAAGATTTGAAGCAGCGATTTGAAGGGCGGGTACTTCAAATAGATATAAAAGTGGCATCTAAATGGGGTGAGATGCAGGGAAAATCGGAAATGGCGGGGAAGCCTCTTCCCTCAATTGATGGGCTAATAGCTATAACAGGTCTAGTAAATAATTGTGTTGTTGTTACAAGAAACATTTCCGACATGCAGCAAAGTTCAGTGGAATTGCTTAATCCGTGGGGAAATAATGCATAACAAGAGCCATCAACACCGGCGTTTTTTATTGCGCCCCTGAGCTTTGACCGCATCATTGAACCGCCGCCGGGCATGTGCTCCAGATTGCCATGAAATGAAAGTCTCTCCCAGTGCCCAAAACAGTTAGAAGGAATCCATTTGATTGATGATTACAAGTTTTTTCCAAATGATAATGTGGGTGCGTTTCAAGGAGAGTTCGTTATTTCATCACTTTCTGTAGATACTGTTCCCACAGACATTAAAAATGTATGTTTAGAATAAAACCAGAGGAGGGCTGTGAGTTACCCGTGTTTGCCGACAAGTGGTTGTAAGGCGGCCATAACTTTATAGGGTGCGGCGATAATATTGCCGCCACGCTCAAGAGTATCATTACCTGAAAAATCAGTGACAATGCCACCGGCTTCTCGTACCAGTAATATACCGGCGGCGATATCCCAGCGGTCTAGGCCCATTTCCCAGTAACCATCCAGTCTACCGGCGGCGACATAGGCAAGATCTAGTGCGGCACTGCCCGCACGACGAATGTCTTCAACTTCAGTAAATACACTCGCGAGGATGTTTAGGGACTGCTGTAGGTGGCGACGCTTCCTGAAAGGCAGTGCTGTACCCATAATAGCGCCTTCAAGGTTGGTGCGTGGGCTAACACGGATACGGTGGTCATTTAGATATGCCCCGCGACCTCTGCTGGCCGTGAATAACTCTTCTTTAATAGGGTCGTAAATCACCGCAGCCACCAGTTTTCCATTCACCTGGTGGGCAATCGAGATGGCGTAATGCGGAATACCATGGAGAAAATTGGTGGTGCCATCGAGTGGGTCAATGATCCACAGTTCGTTACTTTCACCATCGGCCCCACCTTCTTCGGCAAGGATTGCATGTTCCGGGTGCAGCTTGCGAATATGATTTACAATAGCGTATTCGCAGGCACGATCAACTTCAGAGACATAGTCGTTCCGGGTTTTTTTACTCACCGCAATTCTATCCATCTTAGGTAAGTAACGATGGATGATGTCACCGGCTTTACGGGCGGCATCAATGGCAATATTCAGGGCAGCTTCTGACATAATATCTAATCCGTGTTTAGCCGCGCAGTATAACAGATCAGACATGAGCAAAGTATGACTCAACTATTGAATAATATCCGTATCATCCTTATTAACACTACTCATCCGGGAAATATCGGCTCGGTTGCCAGGGCCATGAAAGTTATGGGCCTGAGTGACTTGCACCTTGTTAGCCCGCTGAAGTTTCCGGATGCCCAGGCCACAGCCATGGCTTCTGGTGCGGATGACTTGCTGCATAATGCGGTAATTCACGACAGCCTTGAGAGCGCGCTTGATGGTGTGCCCTTGGTATTTGGCACCAGCGCCCGTTTGCGTACCTTGTCGATGCCACAAATGGATGTTCGAGCTGCTGCAGAAAGGGTTGTAATAGAATCTAAGCAGCATGAGGTCGCTATTTTATTTGGTCGCGAACGGCATGGCTTATTGAATGAAGAAATGCAACGCTGCCACTATTTGCTAAATATTCCCAGTAACCCTGACTACAGCTCTTTGAATCTTTCTCAGGCAGTGCAGGTTTTGAGTTATGAGTTACGCGTGGCAGCACTGGGAGAAGCCGGGCTAACCAAAGCCCCGTTGGATTATTCGCCAGTTGATGCTACCCAGATGGAGCGCTTTTTTGAACACCTGGAACAGACACTTACCGATACCCGTTTTCTGAATCCTGCACAACCTAAAATGTTAATGGCGCGTTTACGCAGATTATATTCAAGGGCCCGCCCGGACCAAAATGAAATAAATATATTGCGCGGAATTCTAGCGGCTAGTCAGCGAGCTTGCGCCACCGATTTTATAAAGCCAGAGAAAACCCCGGAAGTCGATGAGTAAAGTCTTACATTGATGAGTTCTAGTTCTCCTGAAGCAGCCAACGCTACCCCAGCCCAACGCGCGGTATGGTCAGTGGTTGCTGCAATACCGCCCGGACGGGTAATGACTTATGCGCAAGTTGCCGATAGGGCGGGCCTTGGTAGAGCCGCCAGAATGGTCAGTAGCGCGCTGCGCAAAGCACCTGCTGACATACACTTACCCTGGCAGCGAGTAATTAACTCACAGGGAAAAATATCCTTTCCCAAGGGCTCATCAGAATATTTACGGCAATATAAGTTGCTGTGCTCTGAGGGCTTAGTTTTTATTAAAGGCCGCTTAAATCTGGACTTATATCAGGCTGAAGCGGTGATTGATGAGCAGCTTTGGTCTGGATTTTTTGAAAAGTAAATATCGATAAGAATATATTTTATTTGTAAATGTTATTAGAAAATACTTTCGGGATAGTTTTTTAAGATGGAAAACAAACAACAATTAACTTTGTGGCAGCGCTTTCGCAGGAACTACTGGCTTGCGCTGGCATTTGATGCAGTGCTGATTATTTCGGTATTTCTGGCTATTGGTATGTGGCAGGCGCGTGACTTATTGCCGCCGGGCTCGCAGCAAATAGCGCCGGTATTTAGCCTGCCGGATCGTCAGGGTAATATTGTTAATCTTGAAGATTTTCGCGGTAAACGGGTGCTGGTGTATTTTTTCGCCCCTTGGTGCAAAACCTGCTCTTTTAGTATGCATAATTTGGTTGATGTAGCGGCAAAACGCGACCCAGACCTAGCTATTCTGGCTTTGGGTGTCGAGTACCAAGAGGAAGAGGAGATTTGGGCGTATGTTGACAAACACAAGTTACAAATGCCGGTATTACTCGGCGGCCGCGAGCAAATGATCGACTGGAAAATCCAAGCTTTTCCGACCTACTATGTGCTCAATGAGGCCGGTCAGATCATTTCCCGATCGGTCGGCTATAGCACAGAGCTGGGAATCCGCTGGCGTAGTCGCGAGCGATAAAGCGTAAGCCAGTCTAAAATTTTGCTTGGTAGAGTTCTGGATTAAACAGAAGTTATAAGCTATATTATTTAGTAGGGACTTGCTTGCAACTATAACTGGATTATCATTAAATGCGGGATTCTGAATTAAACTATTTCGACTGGAAGATCGTAGCTGATGGTGTGGTTGAAGTATCGGTGGATGCTGGGGTTGAGCTCAAAGCCGAACACATAGCCAAAGCTTTTGGTTTAGTTAAAGTCGCCATGCCTAAATATTTCTGCGTGTTGGCCCATCGGCATGAAAGTTATAGCCATACACTGGAATCGATGATTGTGCTTTCAGATATAGAGGAAATATTGCTTTATGCTGTGGTTGTCAGTAACGAGGCACAGCGTGAGCTAGGCCAATCCCATCGCATGATAAATCCCAAAGTTAAATTGTTTGGAGATCGGGAAGACGCGCTGCAAGCCTGTGTTCAACGGATTGAAGAAAAACACAATAACAGCGTTTAAAGTTTACAGTTCCTAGACTCAGACATTGTGCCTGCCTCTTGAATTAGTTTTAGAATAAGCTTAGAAAGTCGCGCAATCTACTACCGGATTCACCAACCCGGAGATTCTGTAAATTCTTACATAACAAACATAACAAACATGTCACTATTACCGTATGCGCTGGCAAATTCATTATTTTAGCAAACAAGTCGAAACAGAAATATTGAACCTTCCAGTTGGTCTATTAGCTCGTTATCTGCGTTTAATTGACATGATGCTTGAATTTGGC contains:
- a CDS encoding peroxiredoxin family protein produces the protein MSYVKPCLFLCMLAVLLMGCQEIVDDLAPSNNDKRPTVSLGSTGSEPGQLAPEFTVVDTRNNSYTLSDELLQADGVVLYFTMWCPICDSHMSHIRSHLLSDFPNVSFLTIDYVSGSVSASRAAQLANGYANFVVLVDSNQALLDVFKGGMGIIVVIDRDGTVQLNEDYKDGRKVRETLETLL
- a CDS encoding cold-shock protein, encoding MSTGTVKWFNADKGFGFITPDDGSKDLFVHHSEIQSGGGYSSLNDGQKVEFEVGQGEKGPCANKVIPL
- a CDS encoding type II toxin-antitoxin system Phd/YefM family antitoxin codes for the protein MKDNTWQLQEAKSKFSQLVEDAMHKEPQIVTKYGDKAVVVLSFEEYTKITKPKTDLVKFLIESPLAEIAIDITRNKDVPRDINL
- a CDS encoding type II toxin-antitoxin system VapC family toxin, giving the protein MKYLLDTCVISEVIKPKPSSKVLVWLKQQDEKNLYLSALTFGEIEKGIEKSADKRRKNKLRLWVEEDLKQRFEGRVLQIDIKVASKWGEMQGKSEMAGKPLPSIDGLIAITGLVNNCVVVTRNISDMQQSSVELLNPWGNNA
- a CDS encoding inositol monophosphatase → MSDLLYCAAKHGLDIMSEAALNIAIDAARKAGDIIHRYLPKMDRIAVSKKTRNDYVSEVDRACEYAIVNHIRKLHPEHAILAEEGGADGESNELWIIDPLDGTTNFLHGIPHYAISIAHQVNGKLVAAVIYDPIKEELFTASRGRGAYLNDHRIRVSPRTNLEGAIMGTALPFRKRRHLQQSLNILASVFTEVEDIRRAGSAALDLAYVAAGRLDGYWEMGLDRWDIAAGILLVREAGGIVTDFSGNDTLERGGNIIAAPYKVMAALQPLVGKHG
- the trmJ gene encoding tRNA (cytosine(32)/uridine(32)-2'-O)-methyltransferase TrmJ, with the translated sequence MTQLLNNIRIILINTTHPGNIGSVARAMKVMGLSDLHLVSPLKFPDAQATAMASGADDLLHNAVIHDSLESALDGVPLVFGTSARLRTLSMPQMDVRAAAERVVIESKQHEVAILFGRERHGLLNEEMQRCHYLLNIPSNPDYSSLNLSQAVQVLSYELRVAALGEAGLTKAPLDYSPVDATQMERFFEHLEQTLTDTRFLNPAQPKMLMARLRRLYSRARPDQNEINILRGILAASQRACATDFIKPEKTPEVDE
- a CDS encoding methylated-DNA--[protein]-cysteine S-methyltransferase; the encoded protein is MSSSSPEAANATPAQRAVWSVVAAIPPGRVMTYAQVADRAGLGRAARMVSSALRKAPADIHLPWQRVINSQGKISFPKGSSEYLRQYKLLCSEGLVFIKGRLNLDLYQAEAVIDEQLWSGFFEK
- a CDS encoding TlpA family protein disulfide reductase, coding for MENKQQLTLWQRFRRNYWLALAFDAVLIISVFLAIGMWQARDLLPPGSQQIAPVFSLPDRQGNIVNLEDFRGKRVLVYFFAPWCKTCSFSMHNLVDVAAKRDPDLAILALGVEYQEEEEIWAYVDKHKLQMPVLLGGREQMIDWKIQAFPTYYVLNEAGQIISRSVGYSTELGIRWRSRER